The Onthophagus taurus isolate NC chromosome 6, IU_Otau_3.0, whole genome shotgun sequence region TGGAGCAGCTGAATTAATGTTAAGAGATTGTTGTCATGAATTATCTGAATTATGCGTTTGTTCGGATTGTTATCGTCACAGCAACGAAAAATTACATACAAGTTGGTTTTGTTTTCCTTGTAAAAATCCTCACAGATTAGTTTGGGCCAAACAAAAAGGTTACCCACATTGGCCAGCTAAAATCATTCGCGAAACTGATACGCTTTATGACGTTAGATTTTTCGGCGGAAAATATGAACGAtcgattttatcaaaaaatagcGTTAAACCGATCGATACCCCGATGGATAAGTTGCAAATTAAACACAATGCGGGGTTTAAAAAGGCGCTGGATGAGTTACATTTACATCAAAGTTTATTAGCAGATGAGTCTGCTATTGAAAAATTGTTGGTGGAGGGGAAATgggcaaaagaaaaaaagaaaaggaggAGTAATGGATCTCCTAAAACGGAAAGGAAGAGTTTGGCACCCAAAAAACCTTTGATACAGATTAAAAGTGATATTTATGAGTTTCCTGATGGAAGTGACGGCGTAATAGAACCTCCACCACAATTTAAAAGGAAAtgtaaatgaaattataaataaattcgtaaaaggttaataatttattaatatttttaatttgttttagcaaatgcaaataaaatcattaaaaaatcgaaaaaaccAGACATAAATGAAGTTGTTTGCGTTCGAGACGAAGATGATCATTTAACTTCTTCATCATTTCCAAGGTAATATTTAAAACCTTTTCTTATAAAGGAACCactaaaaaagaatatttttttagtactGAAACCAGAGTTGATCAAGTAACAAGTTCTACAGAATGCATACCAAGTGACGATCATTCAGAGCGCCAAATGCATGAATTAGATAAACCCTACAGTGATGTATtagaaaaagtatttaaaatatatttaactttaaatatatttaatttatttcttaataactttattCGTTTTTTAGATGAGACGAAAATTAGAAGCAGCTAAAGACAAAAACGACTTAATTTTAACCGCAATGAACTCAACAAGGGAAGAAATCGATAGGATTGAAGCTGAACATGCGGAAcaaattcgaaaattaacgTTGGAACATGAAGCGCAAATTTCAGAAACCAAAAGAAAACAATGGGTATCAAATTTTGGCGTTAATTGATTTAATGTGTACATTTCTAAAtcagattatttttttagtgctATAATTGTCAACAAGATGCAATTTATCATTGTTGTTGGAATACCGCATATTGTTCACCGGCGTGTCAACAGCATCATTGGCAAGCAGAGCACAAGAAAGTTTGTAGACGTAAgcgataaaatattttgtaacatATAAGTTTATGTTAAAGTAGTTAAAATCAGctaagaaaaaaatggataaatcactttttttgtaataccTACGTAGATCTCTTTAATTTTGTCGTTTAACGTTAACTAATACagttttgatttatattttcgtttttttttgtgttttgatgtattaaggatgtgaataaatttaaattgatataaGTGATTTGAA contains the following coding sequences:
- the LOC111427773 gene encoding zinc finger MYND domain-containing protein 11 isoform X1 yields the protein MPIRRRANPSIVQLVWNCIKNQTEQQELVDFSKITHYLESELRCTQEAAENHVLDLVLDGLILENTRVHHADGKSTSIQGYKIPYGQTVSNENKDWYCIECHLAGFVEECLKCHRVFHPDCLIKKPPVVVALKFLNDTSTPPILKDISLTDPVSVFKENGSISDPVPLELIKNDVDNNRNDEKTSSYLNLDNNVNGNLETLCSICKIKKEEDLCPLDKKDLNYLFGFILDRIKSWLPVNLTHKMDPEQQQELCPSQQLEWRSKQLWFAPISMADLQKKVNNREYSSISEFQADVLMIRHNIAIFHGLESQEYGAAELMLRDCCHELSELCVCSDCYRHSNEKLHTSWFCFPCKNPHRLVWAKQKGYPHWPAKIIRETDTLYDVRFFGGKYERSILSKNSVKPIDTPMDKLQIKHNAGFKKALDELHLHQSLLADESAIEKLLVEGKWAKEKKKRRSNGSPKTERKSLAPKKPLIQIKSDIYEFPDGSDGVIEPPPQFKRKSNANKIIKKSKKPDINEVVCVRDEDDHLTSSSFPSTETRVDQVTSSTECIPSDDHSERQMHELDKPYSDVLEKMRRKLEAAKDKNDLILTAMNSTREEIDRIEAEHAEQIRKLTLEHEAQISETKRKQWCYNCQQDAIYHCCWNTAYCSPACQQHHWQAEHKKVCRRKR
- the LOC111427773 gene encoding zinc finger MYND domain-containing protein 11 isoform X2, with the translated sequence MPIRRRANPSIVQLVWNCIKNQTEQQELVDFSKITHYLESELRCTQEAAENHVLDLVLDGLILENTRVHHADGKSTSIQGYKIPYGQTVSNENKDWYCIECHLAGFVEECLKCHRVFHPDCLIKKPPVVVALKFLNDTSTPPILKDISLTDPVSVFKENGSISDPVPLELIKNDVDNNRNDEKTSSYLNLDNNVNGNLETLCSICKIKKEEDLCPLDKKDLNYLFGFILDRIKSWLPVNLTHKMDPEQQQELCPSQQLEWRSKQLWFAPISMADLQKKVNNREYSSISEFQADVLMIRHNIAIFHGLESQEYGAAELMLRDCCHELSELCVCSDCYRHSNEKLHTSWFCFPCKNPHRLVWAKQKGYPHWPAKIIRETDTLYDVRFFGGKYERSILSKNSVKPIDTPMDKLQIKHNAGFKKALDELHLHQSLLADESAIEKLLVEGKWAKEKKKRRSNGSPKTERKSLAPKKPLIQIKSDIYEFPDGSDGVIEPPPQFKRKSNANKIIKKSKKPDINEVVCVRDEDDHLTSSSFPSTETRVDQVTSSTECIPSDDHSERQMHELDKPYSDMRRKLEAAKDKNDLILTAMNSTREEIDRIEAEHAEQIRKLTLEHEAQISETKRKQWCYNCQQDAIYHCCWNTAYCSPACQQHHWQAEHKKVCRRKR
- the LOC111427773 gene encoding zinc finger MYND domain-containing protein 11 isoform X3 — protein: MPIRRRANPSIVQLVWNCIKNQTEQQELVDFSKITHYLESELRCTQEAAENHVLDLVLDGLILENTRVHHADGKSTSIQGYKIPYGQTVSNENKDWYCIECHLAGFVEECLKCHRVFHPDCLIKKPPVVVALKFLNDTSTPPILKDISLTDPNDVDNNRNDEKTSSYLNLDNNVNGNLETLCSICKIKKEEDLCPLDKKDLNYLFGFILDRIKSWLPVNLTHKMDPEQQQELCPSQQLEWRSKQLWFAPISMADLQKKVNNREYSSISEFQADVLMIRHNIAIFHGLESQEYGAAELMLRDCCHELSELCVCSDCYRHSNEKLHTSWFCFPCKNPHRLVWAKQKGYPHWPAKIIRETDTLYDVRFFGGKYERSILSKNSVKPIDTPMDKLQIKHNAGFKKALDELHLHQSLLADESAIEKLLVEGKWAKEKKKRRSNGSPKTERKSLAPKKPLIQIKSDIYEFPDGSDGVIEPPPQFKRKSNANKIIKKSKKPDINEVVCVRDEDDHLTSSSFPSTETRVDQVTSSTECIPSDDHSERQMHELDKPYSDVLEKMRRKLEAAKDKNDLILTAMNSTREEIDRIEAEHAEQIRKLTLEHEAQISETKRKQWCYNCQQDAIYHCCWNTAYCSPACQQHHWQAEHKKVCRRKR